The Purpureocillium takamizusanense chromosome 11, complete sequence region AGCGATGACAAAGGACCCTTCACGCATCAGCGCTGGGCCGCtgatgtcgacgagctgaGGTAAAGTTGTGCAGAGCTATTCATGTTTCCCTTTCTGGGCAGCGCCTGGCTAACCCGTGTCCAGGGAATGGGCCGGAGCTGATATGTGTATCGTTGCCGGAGGCTCCTATGGAGGCATGGTTGCTCTGGAATATGCATTGGTATACCCGCAACGCGTTTCTGCGCTGCTCCTTCGCGACACTTGGGCAAACGGCGTGCTGGGagtgctgcgctgcctgaAGTCGATTCTCACGGACGCCCGGATACAGCCAGACGCGGACCGCCAAGTGCGGGTATGGAGTGGGAACATACGAGATAATGAAGACCTGGCAGCAGCTTTCATCGAAATCCTGCCCATCTACACACCAGAGGGCTCAGGGAGACCCAACGCTCCCGCAGCACCTGACGCAGACAAGCACACAGAGGCAGATGAGCTGATCCTCCACTACAAGACGCACAACTTCTGCTTCACCCACAACCAACCTAGATTTGACTTGCGCAACCGCCTTGAACAGATAAAGGCCCCCACCCTCGTGGTCTGTGGGAGACACGACCCCATTACCCCGGTCATGTTCAGCGAGGAGATTGCGGAGTCTGTGCCCGGCGCGCAACTGACGATCTTCGAGAATTCTGGCCATAGTCCCCCGTCCGACGAGCCTGATGCTTTTAGAGATCGAGTTTGGCAGTTCCTTGACCAGATAAGCGCCTGATCTGAAGTCGCATCATCGCTCTGCCCACCCCGAGCTCCTTTCTTGCCGTGGTTTATGCTTTGCTACTCAGGCGGACAATCTCGAAATCTGAGCCAAACGCGATCGTGCGTTTGACTTGAACAGTACTATGTTGGTCTATGAGTAATCATGATGTTGTTCGCGGGTAGCGGCAGGGCGTGGCGACCTTGCACTCCGGATGAAGGGGGGGAGTGATCACGCATAGGACTTTAACAGGGTCAACTTGCCTGAGGCAAGGCGTTCTCGAGATTGAAAAGCGGGCAGTAGGGGAGAAAGCCGCTGTATCTTCTTTCGCTAGTGTGCCAACAGAGGCATTGTCATCATGACGGGAGATACAGATTCGTGGCCTAGGTTGCCACGCGGGAGACATCAAGATCCCGACACTCCGCGTTCAGGACTCCAGATTGCAAAGGATGTCGGCTAGTCTTGAGGCAGAGTGAATGCTGGTAGAGCTGCGCATTTCATTTTGTGTGCACGCATGCAAACCAACCCGCGAGCCAGGGATTCCTACCCGGCCAGTCGGACTCGAAGCAGCATCGAGGAACGCGGAACGCACAGGTAGGTTTTCGTGAACGGGTATCTAACTAGCAACAGCCTCTCCAGGCTGACCAGCACGAACCCCGTGCACTGTTAAGATGGGACTGACCATGGATTCCCGCCTTGGTCAATTGCCGATGAGCCAAAGGCGGTGTGACTGGGCTGAGCCTTGGAAGGAAGGCGCGAACAAGAGCAGGCGCGTGCCTGCCCAATGCCTCacagctggcggcgagcgcgcacAGCTGCCGCACCTTATAACACGCGAACacgcaccacccaccacccaccacttCTGTTTTCCGCACCCTCTTTCCCTCGCGCAGTCCTTCCCAACATCCCATCAACAAACCTTCTCGCGGTGCCGCAAGACTTTCATTCAGCCCTCCGGGTTTGGAGCAAAGATCTTGACTGCCCACACTGGGAAGGCCCAGTCCTCTACCGCTTCCTCCACTCAACACTCTCTACCTCACACGATCTACTCGTCGCGTCACTTTCGCGTCTTCCATTCTTCGTTCTCAGGGTGAGCAATCTTACCACAAGAAAGACCTGGAAATCATTCACCTTCATCATCTTCGTGTCTGTCATAGACACTTCCCATAACCCTGTGTCACTACGAAAGCGTGTTGTCACGTTCGCCTGCCTGGAAGTTTGCCTCGCACGCACGAGAAGCAACAAACCTGACCCAAAGAAGGCCACAAACACCAAAGCTGGTCCTCGAACATTCAAGGTCCAAACATGTCCCCCACGACTCCACAGTCGGGGAAGCAGCCGTcgctcggcgaggcgctcgccctTCACTCCGTCAGGAAGACGGCCTCTTGTGAACCTCTCGGAAAAGATGCGCTTGCTTCCTCCGATGAAGACAGcaaccgcggcggcggtaagTCCTTCTTCTTTGTCTGCAATAGTATCGCAGAGAACACTTTCTTTGACGTGCCTGTGGCTAACATAGCACAGGAGCCCGGTTTGAGACTTCGAGCGACATTCTTTCGCCATTTCCCGTCAGCCGGTAAGTTTCGTCGGTAATGAATGTCCAAAGAGGCAGGCTGACGCGTCGGTAGACTGCAGGCAATGAAGCTTACTTCGGACGATGATACTCCACGATCGAATAGGTATGTCTCCCACGCAACCTTTGACGGCCCATTCTCCCCGCTTGCTGACTCCACATACGCCAGATCTTCCAATTTCATGGGTTTTGGATCTACAGATGATGGCGACGTATTCACCGATGGCTCCAACGAGGACACTCGCCCTGATCCACGAGGTATTGTCGCCACAGGCCTCACGGTGTATAGCGATAATAGAAACAAGATTGATCCGCAGACGATGTATGCCGGTTCGGCTTGCATGTTCGTTGCAAAGTAAGTACCGCACCAGGAAATGAACAAGTTGCCTTCGACGAACGCTAACTTTGCATCTTTCTAGCCTACCGCAGCAGTTCTCCGACCATGAGCTCGAAGAAGAG contains the following coding sequences:
- a CDS encoding Prolyl aminopeptidase (COG:S~MEROPS:MER0025512~EggNog:ENOG503NZP5) produces the protein MDATCKHASVSLSDGATLQVKLLGANSTAKPLLIALHGAQGVSDHREPLQSFSFLSSRFRLLVYDARGSGRSDDKGPFTHQRWAADVDELREWAGADMCIVAGGSYGGMVALEYALVYPQRVSALLLRDTWANGVLGVLRCLKSILTDARIQPDADRQVRVWSGNIRDNEDLAAAFIEILPIYTPEGSGRPNAPAAPDADKHTEADELILHYKTHNFCFTHNQPRFDLRNRLEQIKAPTLVVCGRHDPITPVMFSEEIAESVPGAQLTIFENSGHSPPSDEPDAFRDRVWQFLDQISA